In one Nicotiana tomentosiformis chromosome 6, ASM39032v3, whole genome shotgun sequence genomic region, the following are encoded:
- the LOC104088579 gene encoding large ribosomal subunit protein uL22y-like has product MVKYSREPENPTKSCKARGSDLRVHFKNTRETAHALRKMPLDKAKRYLEDVIAHKQAIPFTRFCRGVGRTAQAKNRHSNGQGRWPVKSAGFILDLLKNAESNAEVKGLDVDSLYITHIQVNQAQKQRRRTYRAHGRINPYMSNPCHIELTLSEKEESVRKEPETQLAPTKTKASS; this is encoded by the exons ATG GTGAAGTATTCAAGGGAACCAGAGAACCCCACAAAAT CTTGCAAAGCTAGGGGCTCGGATCTCAGAGTCCATTTCAAG AATACTAGAGAGACAGCGCATGCCCTTAGGAAGATGCCTTTGGACAAGGCAAAGAGATACTTGGAGGATGTTATTGCCCACAAGCAGGCCATTCCCTTCACACGATTTTGTCGTGGGGTTGGTCGTACTGCTCAGGCAAAGAATCGCCACTCAAATGGACAAGGACGTTGGCCTGTCAAATCTGCAGGGTTTATTCTAGATTTACTCAAGAATGCTGAGAGTAATGCTGAA GTTAAAGGCTTGGACGTGGATTCACTTTACATAACTCACATCCAAGTAAACCAAGCCCAGAAACAGAGGCGCCGCACGTACCGTGCTCATGGAAGAATCAATC CCTACATGTCTAATCCGTGCCACATCGAGTTGACATTGTCTGAGAAGGAAGAATCTGTCAGGAAGGAG CCCGAGACTCAATTGGCTCCCACAAAGACAAAGGCATCCTCTTGA